One region of Macadamia integrifolia cultivar HAES 741 chromosome 11, SCU_Mint_v3, whole genome shotgun sequence genomic DNA includes:
- the LOC122092719 gene encoding crocetin glucosyltransferase 3-like produces the protein MENTSAKTHIVMLPFMARGHMIPFLALAKKIEERTHFTITIVSTPLNIQHLRATTSRASPSTINFAELPFCSSDNGLPPNSENTDSLHYSHIITLLNASQTLQPSFHHLISNMFQQEGRTPLCIISDVFMSWSVNVARSFDMPHFTFTTCGAFGTAAYLSIWLNLPHRNITSDEFSVPGFPETRKFHRSHLHPGLRNTDGSDILSRLNQKLFLLSFQSNGMLCNTVEEIEPMGIDVLRKNTGLPVWTIGPLLPLSLLNRSSSSSSSSALSESFSRSGKQPGISAENCVNWLNSHPPNSVLYISFGSQNTISSTQMMELAMGLELSGKPFIWVVRPPTGFDIEAEFRAEWLPEGFEERVRNRNQGMVVHRWAPQLEILSHGSTGAFLSHCGWNSTLESLSQGVPIIGWPIAGEQAYNSKMMEEEMGVCVVLNRGVESLVGIEEVERVVKMVMSKEGKGKEMKRKAMEIAEKIRDSVREDGDQRGSSLKVLDGFLETIV, from the coding sequence ATGGAGAACACTTCAGCAAAGACCCATATAGTGATGCTCCCATTCATGGCTCGGGGCCACATGATTCCTTTCTTAGCACTCGCAAAGAAAATCGAAGAACGAACCCATTTCACCATCACCATTGTCTCCACTCCTCTCAACATCCAACACCTCAGAGCCACCACATCCAGAGCATCTCCCTCAACTATCAACTTCGCGGAGCTTCCCTTCTGCAGCTCTGACAATGGCCTCCCACCCAATTCCGAAAACACAGACTCTCTACACTATTCCCACATCATCACCCTCCTCAATGCCTCACAGACCCTCCAACCTTCTTTCCACCATCTCATCTCCAATATGTTCCAACAAGAAGGCCGCACACCTCTCTGCATCATCTCTGATGTCTTCATGAGTTGGTCTGTAAACGTTGCCAGAAGCTTTGATATGCCTCATTTTACTTTCACCACCTGCGGAGCTTTTGGAACCGCTGCCTATTTGTCTATATGGTTGAACCTCCCTCACCGCAACATCACCTCTGATGAATTCTCAGTCCCGGGCTTCCCTGAAACTCGCAAGTTTCATCGATCACATCTTCATCCGGGTCTGAGAAACACAGATGGTTCTGATATCTTGTCTAGATTAAACCAGAAACtgtttttgctttcttttcaaTCTAATGGGATGCTTTGTAACACCGTAGAAGAGATTGAACCTATGGGGATTGATGTATTGAGAAAGAACACTGGACTCCCTGTTTGGACTATTGGGCCTCTCCTTCCTCTGTCACTGCTCAATCGTTCCTCTTCTTCATCGTCATCATCTGCTTTGAGTGAGTCCTTCTCACGTTCAGGAAAGCAACCAGGAATCTCTGCGGAAAACTGCGTCAATTGGTTGAATTCTCATCCACCAAATTCAGTTCTGTACATCTCATTTGGGTCTCAGAACACAATCAGCTCTACCCAAATGATGGAACTTGCAATGGGCTTGGAGCTTAGTGGGAAGCCGTTCATCTGGGTCGTGAGGCCTCCGACTGGGTTCGACATTGAAGCTGAGTTCAGAGCAGAGTGGTTGCCAGAAGGGTTCGAAGAGCGAGTGAGAAATAGAAATCAAGGTATGGTGGTGCATAGATGGGCACCTCAGTTGGAGATTCTGTCACATGGATCGACTGGAGCTTTTTTGAGTCATTGTGGATGGAATTCGACCTTGGAGAGCTTGAGCCAAGGGGTTCCCATTATAGGGTGGCCAATAGCAGGGGAACAAGCTTATAATTCAAAGAtgatggaagaagagatgggtgtgtgtgtggttCTGAATAGGGGAGTGGAGAGTTTGGTTGGGATAGAAGAGGTGGAGAGGGTTGTCAAGATGGTGATGAGCAaggaaggaaaagggaaggagatgaaGAGGAAAGCTATGGAGATTGCAGAAAAGATCAGGGATTCAGTGAGAGAAGATGGAGATCAGAGGGGGTCTTCTCTCAAGGTACTTGATGGTTTTCTTGAGACTATTGTCTGA
- the LOC122093133 gene encoding sulfate transporter 1.3-like, whose translation MAHSPGEPSEKREIDIASLPSSRIHPENLLPHVHKVGMAPRQKLFNEFTEMVKETFFPDDPLRDFKDQPQSRKIVLGLQSVFPVLQWGRGYNLTKFRGDLIAGLTIASLCVPQDIGYAKLANLDPQYGLYSSFVPPLIYAIMGSSRDIAIGPVAVVSILLGTLLQNEIDPEKNAAEYHRLAFTATFFAGITQAALGFFRLGFLIDFLSHAAIVGFMGGAAITIALQQLKGFLGIKQFTKKTDIVSVMHSVWGSVHHGWNWQTILIGASFLAFLLFAKYIGKKNKKLFWVSAIAPLISVILSTFFVYITRADKKGVQIVKHIKKGINPSSANEIYFSGKYVGTGFRIGVVAGMVALTEASAIGRTFASMKDYQLDGNKEMVALGLMNVVGSMTSCYVTTGSFSRSAVNYMAGCHTTVSNIVMSLVVLLTLELITPLFKYTPNAILASIIINAVIGLIDIEAALLIWKIDKFDFIACMGAFFGVVFHSVEIGLLIAVCISFAKILLQVTRPRTAILGNIPRTAVYRNVQQYPEATKTPGTLIVRVDSAIYFSNSNYIKERILRWLTDEEKQLKENDLPRIQFLIIEMSPVTDIDTSGIHALEELYSCLQKRSVQLFIANPGPVVIDKLHSSKFTELIGDDHIFLTVADAVMRCAPRMLEEA comes from the exons ATGGCTCACTCACCTGGGGAGCCGTCCGAAAAGAGGGAAATAGACATTGCAAGTCTACCTTCATCGCGCATTCATCCAGAGAACCTGCTGCCACATGTTCACAAGGTGGGCATGGCCCCGAGGCAGAAACTATTTAATGAATTCACAGAAATGGTGAAGGAAACATTTTTCCCAGATGATCCTCTCCGTGATTTTAAGGACCAACCTCAATCAAGAAAGATTGTTCTAGGCCTACAATCTGTTTTCCCAGTCTTACAATGGGGAAGGGGCTACAATTTAACTAAATTCAGAGGAGACCTCATTGCAGGACTTACCATTGCAAGCCTTTGTGTTCCTCAG GACATTGGGTATGCAAAGCTTGCAAATCTTGATCCTCAATATGGGCTCT ACTCCAGCTTTGTTCCACCACTAATCTATGCCATCATGGGGAGCTCAAGAGATATTGCCATTGGACCGGTTGCTGTGGTTTCTATTTTGCTGGGCACTTTGCTCCAAAATGAGATCGATCCTGAAAAAAATGCAGCTGAATATCACAGGCTGGCATTCACAGCTACTTTCTTCGCTGGAATCACTCAAGCTGCACTTGGGTTTTTCAG ATTGGGATTCTTGATTGACTTCCTATCTCATGCTGCCATTGTTGGGTTTATGGGAGGTGCTGCAATTACAATTGCACTTCAACAGCTTAAAGGTTTTCTTGGCATAAAGCAGTTCACCAAAAAGACTGACATTGTTTCAGTTATGCACTCAGTATGGGGTTCAGTACACCATGGG TGGAATTGGCAGACTATACTCATAGGGGCATCATTCTTGGCTTTCCTTCTATTCGCCAAGTACATC ggaaagaagaataagaaattaTTCTGGGTATCCGCAATTGCACCATTGATCTCTGTTATTTTATCCACCTTTTTTGTTTATATCACCCGTGCAGATAAGAAGGGTGTCCAAATT GTGAAACATATAAAAAAAGGTATAAATCCGTCATCGGCGAATGAAATTTATTTCAGTGGAAAGTATGTGGGGACTGGTTTTAGGATCGGCGTTGTGGCTGGAATGGTAGCATTAACG GAAGCTTCAGCGATTGGGAGAACATTTGCATCCATGAAGGACTATCAACTAGATGGAAACAAAGAGATGGTGGCACTGGGACTGATGAATGTTGTTGGTTCGATGACTTCTTGTTATGTGACCACAG GTTCTTTCTCTCGCTCGGCTGTGAACTACATGGCCGGCTGCCATACTACTGTCTCTAACATTGTGATGTCCTTGGTTGTTTTACTAACCTTAGAACTGATCACACCCCTCTTTAAGTACACCCCAAATGCCATTCTTGCTTCTATCATTATCAATGCTGTGATCGGCCTGATTGACATTGAAGCAGCATTGCTTATATGGAAGATTGATAAATTTGACTTTATTGCTTGCATGGGAGCGTTCTTTGGTGTTGTGTTTCATTCTGTTGAGATTGGACTCTTGATTGCG GTCTGCATATCCTTTGCTAAAATTCTCCTACAAGTGACAAGGCCACGGACTGCAATACTTGGAAACATTCCCAGAACAGCAGTCTACAGGAATGTCCAACAATACCCAGAGGCAACCAAGACCCCTGGGACTCTGATTGTGAGAGTTGATTCAGCAATATACTTTTCCAACTCCAACTATATTAAGGAAAG GATCTTGAGATGGTTAACAGATGAGGAGAAGCAATTGAAAGAAAATGATCTACCAAGAATCCAGTTCTTGATCATCGAAATGTCAC CTGTTACCGATATCGACACTAGTGGCATCCATGCCTTGGAAGAGTTATACAGTTGTCTCCAAAAGAGAAGTGTTCAA CTTTTCATAGCAAATCCTGGGCCAGTTGTGATAGACAAGCTTCATTCATCAAAGTTTACAGAGTTGATCGGCGACGACCATATCTTCCTTACAGTAGCAGATGCCGTGATGAGATGTGCTCCAAGGATGTTAGAAGAAGCGTGA